One Plasmodium berghei ANKA genome assembly, chromosome: 13 genomic region harbors:
- a CDS encoding transcription factor IIIb subunit, putative gives MVGQFIPSSGTKSFMLSWGIRESREISLQKGYINIQKIADNLHLSTQHIEAAQRIYLMALQRNFTMGRNNSYVAASCLYTICRREKSPIMLIDFSDILQTPVKPLGKTFLKLLRLLHISVPNIDPSLFLERFAYKLNLKNDIYKVTYTGIKLIQAMTRDWISTGRRPTGLCGASLLIATRIHGININSNTIAEVVRISNPTIIKRLYEFKNTNIAKIKASEFDKISIDDIPSSSIPPCVISDNKKKIKYNLLQKSKTLSLCGSEEQYALCSNSTCSVENYEKNTDLQNGNICSYSDNNSTKCIRDQELDQSKFFNSTQNSIINSSNEVEYCNSTITASSSIFDDKEQYRDDNINKNNQIKEYIQASSNEINLDEICNDNPEGNDIDNLAFKIINTINIEKNSEFLKISDSPLLNELGSTKNNHTKYNASNKENYNLNLQNQDIQNNPRNLSPILAQNIMIGSSKLQSSNLINHETSISTITDNNGDDEYNEIKESNEEKYKNSNNFDMINDNNLKQNNKLLDNSAYCTTLKQTVNSELSNVINDINEEFDLFDNCNNNALSKNSSNSTSSLNKINDVNNILTDFNYFFENNSNTINDQTANFDVNSDDSEQLNDETISDSYDSEIENIILSEKERKIKMLIWDDVMKGCMPNLSKNIKRPKKRQNTDINNSKNKIPNNKNNDDDPQDQLSTGDSVIKALEKSNKLLPKKINYDVLKSLFSS, from the exons ATG GTCGGACAATTCATTCCATCTAGTGGAACAAAATCCTTTATGTTATCCTGGGGAATAAGAGAAAGTAGAGAAATATCTCTGCAAAAaggatatataaatattcagAAAATAGCAGataatttacatttatCAACTCAACATATAGAAGCTGCACaaagaatatatttgatGGCATTACAACGTAATTTTACAATGGGAAGGAACAATTCATATGTTGCTGCTTCTTgtttatatacaatttgCAGAAGAGAAAAATCGCCTATAATGTTAATTGATTTTAGTGATATATTGCAAACACCTGTAAAACCTTTGggtaaaacatttttaaaattgttaagACTTCTACATATTAGTGTACCAAATATTGATccatcattatttttagaaaGATTTGCATATAAacttaatttaaaaaatgatatatataaagtaaCATATACTGGAATCAAATTAATTCAAGCTATGACACGAGATTGGATAAGTACTGGTAGAAGACCAACAGGTTTATGTGGTGCTTCACTTTTAATAGCTACCCGGATACATggtataaatattaattcaaATACTATAGCTGAAGTTGTTAGAATATCTAACCCTACTATTATTAAACGtttatatgaatttaaaaataccAATATAGCTAAAATAAAAGCGAGTGAATTTGATAAGATATCTATTGATGATATACCTTCAAGTTCAATTCCCCCTTGTGTTATTtctgataataaaaaaaaaattaaatataatctTTTACAAAAAAGTAAAACATTATCATTATGTGGAAGTGAAGAACAATATGCATTATGTTCAAATTCTACATGTTCTGtagaaaattatgaaaaaaatacagaTTTACAAAATGGTAATATTTGTTCCTATTCTGATAATAATAGCACAAAATGCATAAGGGATCAAGAATTGGATCAaagtaaattttttaattctacTCAAAATAGTATTATTAATTCATCAAACGAAGTAGAATATTGCAATTCAACTATCACAGCTTCTTCTTCTATTTTTGATGATAAAGAACAATACCGggatgataatataaataaaaataaccaAATCAAAGAATACATTCAAGCATCAAGcaatgaaataaatttagaTGAAATTTGTAATGATAACCCTGAGGGAAATGATATAGATAATTTAgcatttaaaattattaacactattaatattgaaaaaaattcagaatttttaaaaataagtgATAGTCCTTTATTAAACGAATTAGGTTCTACTAAAAATAATCACACTAAATATAATGCTtctaataaagaaaattataatttgaacTTACAAAATCAagatatacaaaataatccCCGAAATCTATCTCCTATTTTAgctcaaaatataatgatagGCTCTTCAAAATTGCAATCGTccaatttaataaatcacGAAACTTCCATTAGTACTATTACTGATAATAATGGGGATgatgaatataatgaaataaaagagAGCAATGAAgaaaagtataaaaattccaataattttgatatgataaatgataataatttaaaacaaaataacaaattattaGACAATAGTGCATATTGTACAACCTTAAAACAAACTGTTAATAGCGAATTAAGTAATgttataaatgatataaatgaagaattcgatttatttgataattgtaataataatgcacTTAGTAAAAACTCAAGTAATAGCACATCAAgcttaaataaaataaatgacgttaataatatattaaccGATTTTAATTacttttttgaaaataattcaaatacAATTAATGATCAAACAGCTAATTTTGATGTAAATTCAGATGATTCTGAACAACTAAATGATGAAACAATAAGTGATAGTTATGACAgtgaaattgaaaatattattttatcagaaaaagaaaggaaaattaaaatgttAATTTGGGATGATGTGATGAAAGGCTGTATGCCAAATTTAtccaaaaatattaaaaggCCAAAAAAAAGGCAAAATActgatattaataattcaaaaaataaaattccaaataataaaaataatgatgatgatCCTCAAGATCAGTTATCAACGGGAGATTCCGTGATAAAGGCTTTGGAAAAATCCAATAAACTTTTGcctaaaaaaattaattatgaCGTATTGAAATCGCTTTTTTCGTCataa
- a CDS encoding exosome complex exonuclease RRP6, putative — MEYCRKKIEDLLRLKGVEENEPTNEGSNFLTNKLLNDVVEIVKLTNKLAHTKSDNNNIELMSNNENINILKKNLLKIIYDLLIYSTNDEKKKKILLENYENNTIPELGNEENYHIISSVLEEIIQRSEKFLNLFNLNDIDKIFSNFQNSKLNDNNTNDNAVNKLNFLSQNNDKNRVEHKSNTNVKLEQKIENDNINLVNTNSEEDEIERNNKEIDSIYKNMINIDILQTPELNEANDEKKNDKYQKTKKRKRDNHNNSQNGNTNKNLIKENEHGKTKKKRFSLNNNSNNIKNSWSHLINNYAKYFIPRIHIKHNKLIDLEDNLIAAMKYQENIIKMKKKALVYNEQFKNNELNDIRSIEIVNEIFEEKEIKDFDALSNVSEISEVDKNTIDDQIEKIYKVEKHYNEMNSKSDLSILKEDTAINEYFFYKLLKKIDKKINKYCENFNVVINNPYAFEINNLINMYINYDENVQKFLNIKKDLIKPININLKEYKIINNKNNLINMINIIKNTYDKISIINIIDYKNSYHGFTSLILVGTQDIDYIIDVFNIFEDIYLLNEITTDSKILKITYNSENLILFFQKDFSIYFINIIDLLLCANCLNIKNSVPYLIFNYFNVNIGLTSITSVPLDRPISSESIQILKTHSHYLYHLFDYIITDLYYNYLFNRVKKENIDSTSIQMDKSDKDAVSQNSDSDPDDQKEHCIKNRGNYNYTLNSSKKISKIYKTNVYVNFEKIKFSDITPEEEKQGIDIIKTMFIESNQICLIKFEIKNENDNISKTKDQIKQIINTSYNTTCCDKLIENILIWREKLSKRMNSPTDNILNIHNIISIILNGAVSISNLKNNITPLNNIISENIESLFEVIVKSNINNTNLNIGNNKSKRGNIFFYHNYLENSNQNDIPPDNKSNLISFCNNNIKSELKSYENNIIVPNMYFQSISNNDKNENSEKNDNYEKTKTDISHLNKGDEIFTLEKTFFSENQNDTNYKYEQNNNTFINYNLKYENYTSLSSLIISMNQIKEKILNECTTNKSINNIKDEQLKVKKDIFKNKKKEGNNDNKNKQIYKSYNNQYNIKKGRMNGKNILDEIM; from the coding sequence ATGGAATATTGTCGTAAAAAAATCGAGGATTTATTAAGATTAAAAGGGGTAGAAGAAAATGAGCCTACAAATGAGGGCAGTAATTTTTTAACgaacaaattattaaatgatgTTGTTGAAATTGTtaaattaacaaataaattagcACATACTAAATCagacaataataatatagaacTAATGTCAAATAacgaaaatattaatattttaaaaaaaaacttattaaaaattatttatgatttattaatatatagtacaaatgatgaaaaaaaaaaaaaaatattattggaaaattatgaaaataatactatACCAGAATTAGGAAATGAAGAAAACTATCACATTATATCATCAGTATTAGAAGAAATCATTCAAAGATCtgaaaaatttttaaacctttttaatttaaatgatatagacaaaatattttcaaatttcCAAAATAGCAAACttaatgataataacaCAAATGATAATGCTGttaacaaattaaattttttgagtcaaaataatgataaaaatcgGGTGGAACATAAATCAAATACTAATGTAAAATTAgaacaaaaaattgaaaatgataatattaatttagtTAATACAAATTCAGAAGAAGATGAAAttgaaagaaataataaagagaTAGAttctatttataaaaatatgataaatatagatattttACAAACACCCGAATTGAATGAAgcaaatgatgaaaaaaaaaatgataaatatcaaaaaacaaaaaaaagaaaaagggATAATCACAATAATAGTCAAAATGGTAATacaaacaaaaatttaataaaagaaaatgaacatggaaaaacaaaaaaaaaacgattttcgttaaataataattcaaacAACATTAAAAATTCGTGGTcacatttaataaataattatgcaaaatatttcataccacgcatacatataaaacataaCAAATTAATCGATTTAGAAGATAATTTAATAGCAGCTATGAAATAtcaagaaaatataataaaaatgaaaaaaaaggcACTAGTATATAATGAGCAATTTAAgaataatgaattaaacGATATTAGAAGTATCGAAATTGTGaatgaaatatttgaagaaaaagaaataaaagattTTGATGCATTAAGTAATGTCAGTGAAATTAGTGAAGtagataaaaatacaatagATGAtcaaattgaaaaaatatataaagtgGAAAAACATTACAATGAAATGAATTCAAAATCTGatttatcaattttaaaagaagATACTGCTATTAATGaatactttttttacaaattgttaaaaaaaatagataaaaaaataaataaatattgtgaaaattttaatgttgtaataaataatcCTTATGCATtcgaaataaataatttaataaatatgtacataaattatgatgaaaatgtgcaaaagtttttaaatataaaaaaggatttaataaaaccaataaatataaatttgaaagaatataaaataataaataataaaaataatttaataaatatgataaatataattaaaaacacatatgataaaatatctataataaatataatagattataaaaatagctaTCATGGTTTTACTTCCTTAATATTAGTAGGAACACAAGATATAGATTATATTATAGatgtttttaatatatttgaagatatatatttattaaatgaaataacaACAGAttctaaaatattaaaaattacatataattctgaaaatttaattttattttttcaaaaggATTTTTCAAtctattttataaatattattgatttattattatgtgctaattgtttaaatatcaaaaatagTGTTCcttatttgatttttaactattttaatGTTAATATTGGTTTGACATCTATTACTTCGGTTCCTTTAGATCGACCAATTAGTTCAGAATCCATTCAAATTTTGAAAACACATTcccattatttatatcatttgttcgattatataataactgATTTATATTACAATTATCTTTTTAATCGCGTtaagaaagaaaatatcGATTCCACATCTATTCAAATGGATAAATCTGATAAAGATGCAGTTTCTCAAAATAGTGATTCTGATCCAGATGATCAAAAAGAAcattgtataaaaaatcgaggaaattacaattatacattaaattcgtcaaaaaaaattagcaaaatatataaaacaaatgtttatgtaaattttgaaaaaattaaattttcagATATAACCCCAGAAGAAGAAAAACAAGGAatagatataataaaaacgaTGTTTATTGAAAGTAATcaaatttgtttaataaaatttgagataaaaaatgaaaatgataatatatcaaaaacaAAGGatcaaataaaacaaattataaatacttCTTATAATACAACTTGTTGTGATAaattaatagaaaatatattaatttggAGAGAAAAATTATCGAAAAGAATGAATTCACCAACTGATAATATTCttaatattcataatattatttctattatattaaatggtGCAGTATCTAtatcaaatttaaaaaataacattactcctttaaataatataatttcagaaaatatagaatCATTATTTGAAGTTATTGTTaaatcaaatataaataatactaaTCTTAATATTGGTAATAACAAAAGCAAAAgaggaaatatatttttttatcataattatcTCGAAAATTCAAATCAAAATGATATTCCTCCAGACAATAAATCAAATTTGATTTCgttttgtaataataatattaaaagtgAATTAAAGTCATATgagaataatattattgttcCAAACATGTATTTTCAGTCCATATCAAACAATGACAAAAACGAAAAcagtgaaaaaaatgataattatgaaaaaacaaaaactGATATAAGTCATTTAAATAAAGGAGATGAGATATTCACTTTagaaaaaacattttttagtgaaaatcaaaatgatactaattataaatatgaacaaaataataatacttttattaattacaatttgaaatatgaaaattatacCTCTTTATCTTCattaattatttctatgaatcaaataaaagaaaaaatattaaatgaatGTACAACTAATAAATCtattaacaatataaaagatGAACAATTGAAAGTAAAGAaagatatttttaaaaataaaaaaaaagaaggtaacaatgataataaaaataaacaaatatataaatcatataacaatcaatataatattaaaaagggAAGAAtgaatggaaaaaatattttagatGAAATTATGTAA
- a CDS encoding crossover junction endonuclease MUS81, putative, producing the protein MEERKHYKKLTNKENIRNYSMHPDNVIFYEYFNNLKRKAIGQGYSNLVISFKTIIGSILKYPLPITNSQAAFKLRGVGKSFSRYFETVLSQPKDNSRLKKDDNEIILFNEDSNKIINHVNKVINNTDKFLKQFNKDFYNIKTNGDDSDDTIIRNIKEIQNDHISQDDNNKSSKKKKKKKKKTNNDNIPNKDNQMLFNQGNLNYYNEHDGQIQKCIINSANELKISKLSSLSNNEDANTNKEKISKNKKAKKKITELSDNEKNILTIINEHSHMYNNNAMSKEDINNEFLKCYKTSINTNFILLNKLIKLELLEKLEETENNNINFSNEKNDKIMPNKKTIRSKCAKKVRITEKGKQILQMKNDEIIKKEEHINVNEEKNTFKVFNDKKSEMSIHNETSKFSETNCDETFNSVENPTKTINEPKDQLIQIAKNNNFENHFEFIKNKQIDQNMLEQIMNVATEYSDKEINNIVKNEQLEENNKIGGLKKDDILEKNNSCQQNCPNTISPYKDGKICFDSNLMDEKSINIYKNIKNYSENKSELTNDNKNNEQFNIETKYSHDLENEHLESDSSYNFQLKLDKKKEGLYKTLNISLKDKLQNKTMQDNSNDCNNNTLDKNVQNKNYEINTKKLNNNSNAEYINCHSLFSEMTDEDDNNNEKYEFSKNIQNCNNTEINPSSYNNISTSNNYIKNINENAPLFERQNIIDIIDLSDNEEYNIVNPCSSNYCKDKQNNNENEKKRKLTPNYDDNNNELRKSIENKEPYFQKSEPTKKKQKNKNLKMDEDGKIERNNNEDEKEKKEKKKKIVGEKRNKKKKSKNYHTKSNADTENREEKENEENKNTRYGPYEIIMIIDNRDISGMSYEFNEKWKEIFKNNNIKYETRNLPLGDIIWLCRRPVYNNNKNMSSKRKRKKKEKERKGNKININENSVNNWSTNIGNKNIDFTYSYDKYGNSLSGDCNEDGKNNEIEENVDYEEYVLKWIIERKALNDLSSSIIDGRYDEQKYRLMRSKEICHIIYLIEDSNNSFKNYTNTSKISYETLTNVQHSIRLINGFSILRSQSIKHTFLLLSEIHSEIVKNLKGICNVKNNEDIVHNENIETYLKNNSSSWEIWNNESKKSKNNIVKETFGKQLRLINMCGADATELLLSLWPTPIKLNEALNKYTHNGILAEKLKRIYLKNRDMVGKRKVKSPIDANLIAQLRKLYAPDSIQMFHHKGID; encoded by the exons ATGGAAGAAAGAAAACATTATAAAAAGCTGACTAATAAAGAAAACATAAGAAATTATAGTATGCACCCTGACaatgtaattttttatgaatattttaataatttaaaaagaaaGGCAATAGGTCAGGGTTATAGTAATTTGgttatttcatttaaaactattattgggtctattttaaaataccCATTGCCTATTACAAATAGCCAAGCTGCATTTAAATTAAGAGGTGTTGGTAAAAGCTTTTCACGATATTTTGAAACGGTGTTATCTCAACCTAAAGATAATAGCCGTCTTAAAAAAGACGATAATGAAATCATTTTATTCAACGAAGATTcgaataaaattataaatcaTGTAAATAAAGTAATTAACAATACcgataaatttttaaaacaattcAACAAagatttttataatatcaaAACAAATGGGGATGATTCGGATGATACCATTATACGAAATATAAAGGAAATACAAAATGATCATATAAGTCAGGatgacaataataaaagttcaaaaaaaaaaaaaaaaaaaaaaaaaaaaacgaacaatgataatattCCAAACAAAGACAATCAAATGTTGTTTAATCAGGGTAATTTAAACTATTATAACGAGCATGATGGGCAGATACAAAAGTGCATTATTAATTCTGCGAATGAACTAAAAATCAGTAAATTATCCTCCCTAAGCAATAATGAAGATGCTAATACTAACAAAGAAAAGATTTCTAAGAATAAAAAggcgaaaaaaaaaattaccgAATTATCTGATAACGAAAAGAATATCCTCACAATTATTAACGAGCATAGTCATATGtacaataataatgcaATGAGCAAAGAAGATATAAACAACgagtttttaaaatgttataaaacatctataaatacaaattttatattattaaacaaattaataaaattggaaTTATTAGAAAAACTAGAAGAGactgaaaataataacatcaatttttcaaatgagaaaaatgataaaatcatgcctaataaaaaaactattaGATCAAAATGTGCCAAAAAGGTTAGGATAACCGAAAAAggaaaacaaattttacaaatgaaaaatgatgaaataataaaaaaggaagaACACATAAATGTGAATGAGGAAAAAAACACGTTTAAAGtttttaatgataaaaagAGTGAAATGAGCATACATAATGAGACAAGCAAATTTAGCGAAACAAACTGTGACGAAACTTTTAATAGTGTTGAAAATCCGACAAAAACAATTAATGAACCAAAAGACCAACTAATACAAATTGCtaagaataataattttgaaaatcaTTTTGagtttataaaaaacaaacaaatcGATCAAAATATGCTCGAACAAATTATGAACGTTGCAACTGAATATAGCGATaaagaaattaataatattgtaaaaaatgaacaactcgaagaaaataataaaataggaggcttaaaaaaagatgatatacttgaaaaaaacaatagtTGTCAACAAAATTGTCCCAATACAATATCACCATATAAAGATGGTAAAATATGCTTTGATTCAAACTTAATGGATGAGAAAagtataaacatatataagaatataaaaaattattcagaaaataaaagtgaATTAACAAATGacaacaaaaataatgaacaaTTTAATATTGAAACAAAATATTCTCATGATTTAGAAAACGAGCATTTAGAAAGCGATTCtagttataattttcaattaAAGTTAgataagaaaaaagaagGATTGTATAAAACATTAAATATAAGCttaaaagataaattacaaaataaaacaatgcAGGATAATTCTAATGATtgcaataataatactttagataaaaatgtgcaaaataaaaattatgaaattaacacaaaaaaattaaataacaaTTCGAATGctgaatatattaattgtCATAGTTTATTTAGTGAAATGACAGATGaagatgataataataatgaaaagtATGAATTctctaaaaatatacaaaattgtaataataCTGAAATAAATCCATcctcatataataatatatcaacATCTAATAactatattaaaaatatcaatgAAAATGCGCCACTTTTTGAAagacaaaatattattgataTAATAGATCTTTCTGATAATGAAGAATATAACATTGTTAATCCATGTTCATCAAATTATTGTAaagataaacaaaataataatgagaatgaaaaaaaacgaaagtTAACACCCAATTATGAtgacaataataatgaattgAGGAAATCAATAGAAAATAAGGAGccatattttcaaaaaagtGAACcgacgaaaaaaaaacaaaaaaataagaatttaaaaatggatGAAGACGGTAAAATAGAACGGAATAATAACGaagatgaaaaagaaaaaaaggaaaagaaaaaaaaaattgtaggagaaaaaagaaataaaaagaaaaaaagtaaaaattatcataCAAAATCAAATGCAGACACAGAAAATCgtgaagaaaaagaaaatgaggaaaataaaaatactcGATATGGACcttatgaaataataatgataattgATAATAGAGATATTTCAGGAATGAGTTATGAATTCAACGAAAAATGGAAagaaatttttaaaaataataatataaaatatgaaacaCGAAACTTACCATTAGGAGACATTATATGGTTATGCAGAAGGCCGGtttataacaataataaaaacatgtCATCTAAAAGAAAACgtaagaaaaaagaaaaggaaAGGAAAggaaacaaaataaatataaatgaaaattcaGTAAATAATTGGTCAACAAAtataggaaataaaaatatagattttACTTATAGCTATGATAAATATGGCAATTCTTTAAGTGGAGATTGTAATGAGGATgggaaaaataatgaaatagaAGAAAATGTAGATTATGAAgaatatgttttaaaatgGATCATAGAAAGAAAAGCATTAAATGATTTAAGCTCGAGTATAATCGATGGTAGATATGATGAACAAAAATATCGTTTAATGAGATCTAAAGAAATATgtcatataatttatttaatagaagatagtaataattcatttaaaaattatacaaacACATCCAAAATATCCTATGAAACATTAACTAATGTACAACATAGCATTAGATTGATTAACGGATTCTCAATATTAAGAAGCCAAAGTATTAAGCACacttttcttttattatctgAAATACATTCagaaatagtaaaaaatcTTAAAGGAATATgtaatgtaaaaaataatgaagataTAGTGCATAATGAAAACATAGAAacttatttaaaaaataactcTTCTTCATGGGAAATATGGAATAATGAATctaaaaaatcaaaaaataatattgtcAAAGAAACATTTGGAAAGCAACTCAGATTAATTAATATGTGTGGAGCAGATGCTACTGAACTTCTTTTATCCTTATGGCCAACACCAATCAAATTAAATGAGGCTCTTAACaaatatacacataatGGTATATTGGCAGAAAAACTTAAAAGAATTTACTTAAAAAACAGAGATATGGTtggaaaaagaaaagtAAAGTCACCTATTGATGCTAAT CTGATAGCGCAATTAAGGAAATTATATGCCCCAGATTCGATTCAGATGTTTCACCATAAGGGCATAGATTGa
- a CDS encoding AP2 domain transcription factor AP2-O5, putative, whose protein sequence is MMINYANSQNPNQAQEASDGPNPSQNSIEDKTQETNENDSYDYTDDNGKNKGVWYNARTKCWLACVKGSGRHLRVFSVKKHGYKKAKRLAVECKNATFYNYNNNSMPNGVKHENRSNCYNSSNSNEENNNKSEDGRNIREHVENYKMSNSVKFTNNNYNNMDEYINTKEMKYPKNKKNNNGDIYTHIPYDDNTNFSKNNILMENDNLNINDGILNKKRRYNTRRCNYKYGNGVEKNQENGNSDILGNNINASINNTNANIKFFKNMNDLNNEENEEYNNNLYSILKGDGISINTMDDNMYRKYDKVYENGLNNCQIENQKKNNKIKDKISCLVKSSKSSFTATTDDRNNNNHNFTANYNNINNINIMNGNKNFNFSANTTNSKHNNIQRNYNNNIDNHVSNTNIIGNNNCLITDKDFQIDSPEQTNEEMIFIKGGNYDYNENIRKKNKYNNECEGTFIFSHEYYSDYGNKNNEDAKTNFIDLTREALALILKDLKKNVIPKIPVGIEKRERYSNSLRLCLKSAKLTKHINELEPYLELFSECIKNNKLPSHMNLNAQLFYLDKL, encoded by the exons ATGATGATTAATTACGCTAATTCGCAAAATCCCAATCAAGCTCAAGAAG CTAGCGATGGACCTAATCCAAGCCAAAATTCAATTGAAGATAAAACTCAGGAAACAAACGAAAACGATAGCTATGATTATACAGATgataatggaaaaaataaaggagTTTGGTATAATGCACGAACAAAATGTTGGTTAGCATGTGTAAAGGGAAGTGGAAGGCATCTTCGCGTATTTTCAGTAAAAAAACatggatataaaaaagCAAAACGATTAGCGGTTGAATGTAAAAATGCAACATTTtacaattataataataattcaatGCCAAACGGAGTAAAACATGAAAACCGAAGTAATTGTTATAATAGCAGTAATAgtaatgaagaaaataataataaaagtgaAGATGGTAGAAATATAAGAGAGCATGTAGAAAACTATAAAATGTCTAATAGTGTAAAgtttacaaataataattataacaatatggatgaatatataaatacaaaagaaatgaaatatccaaaaaataaaaaaaataataatggagatatatatacacatataccatatgatgataatacaaatttttcaaaaaataacatactaatggaaaatgataatttaaatattaatgatggtatattaaataaaaaaagaagatatAATACTAGACGGTgcaattataaatatggaaaTGGTGTCGAGAAAAATCaagaaaatggaaatagTGATATTTTAGGAAATAATATCAATGCAAGTATTAACAATACTAatgcaaatataaaattttttaaaaatatgaatgaccttaataatgaagaaaacgaagaatataataataatttatattcaatTTTAAAAGGTGATGGGATAAGTATTAATACTATGGATGATAATATGtatagaaaatatgataaagtTTATGAAAATGGATTAAATAATTGCCAAATagaaaatcaaaaaaaaaataataaaataaaagacaAAATAAGTTGTTTAGTAAAATCAAGCAAGTCCAGTTTTACTGCTACAACAGATGAtcgaaataataataatcataattttacagccaattataataatattaacaatataaatattatgaacggcaataaaaattttaatttttctgcTAATACTACAAATAGTAAGCATAACAACATTCAAAGAAATTATAACAACAATATAGATAATCATGTATCTAACACAAATATTATaggtaataataattgtttAATTACTGATAAAGATTTTCAAATTGATTCCCCTGAACAAACAAATGAAGAAatgatttttataaaaggTGGTAATTACgattataatgaaaatataagaaaaaaaaataagtataataatgaatgtGAAGgaacttttattttttctcatGAATATTATTCAGATTATggcaataaaaataatgaagatgctaaaacaaattttatagatTTAACTAGAGAGGCTTTAGCATTAATATTGaaagatttaaaaaaaaatgttattcCTAAAATTCCTGTGGGAATTGAAAAAAGAGAAAGATATTCAAATTCACTTCGATTATGTTTAAAAAGTGCTAAATTGACAAAACATATTAATGAATTAGAACCATATCTTGAATTATTTAGTGaatgtattaaaaataataagctTCCAAGTCATATGAATTTGAATGCTcagttattttatttagaCAAATTATAA